GCAATGCGGAAGCATTTTTTGAAGTGAGAATTAGAGAGGAGAATTTATAGATGGTACAACGCGAAATTAGCTTTGAAGGCAAAGTAGTTGTCGTAACCGGAGCAGGTGGCTTGATTTGCGGTAAGATCGCCGAAGAATTTGCCCAAGCAGGAGCGAAAGTTGCCTTATTAGACTTAAATAAAGATGCAGCTCAAGCTTATGCTGACACAATTGAAGCAGCTGGTGGGACAGCGAAAGCTTATGAAGCTAACGTATTGGACTTAGAAGTTCTAGAAGGTGTACGTGAGCAAGTCAATGCAGACTTAGGAACATGTGACATCTTAATCAACGGTGCTGGTGGTAACAATGCCCGTGCTAATACAGATAATGAATTCCACGAGACAGATTTACCTGAAGGAACTAAGACTTTCTTCGACTTAGATAAGTCTGGAATTGAATTCGTGTTCAACTTGAACTACTTAGGTACCCTTCTGCCAACGCAAGTATTTGCGAAGGATATGATTAATAAAGAAGGCGCTAACATCATCAATATTTCAAGTATGAACTCCTTCACACCATTAACTAAGATCCCAGCTTACTCAGGTGCTAAAGCAGCCATTTCTAACTTAACTCAATGGTTAGCAGTTCACTTCTCGAAAGTCGGTATCCGTTGTAACGCGATTGCGCCAGGTTTCTTAGTAACAAACCAAAACCGTGACCTCCTATTCAATGAAGACGGCACACCGAAAGAACGCGCTGAGAAGATCTTGCGCAATACACCAATGGAACGCTTCGGAGAAACAGATGAAATGGTTGGTTCAGTCTTCTTCTTAGCTAGTAATGAATTAGCCAGCTTTGTCAATGGTGTAATCTTACCAATCGATGGTGGCTTTGCTGCTTATTCAGGTGTATAGAGCAGTATAGATTATTGTTATTTCCGAGAAACTGAAATAACTAAATATTCTTCAGTATAAGGTTAGTAGCATAAATAAATTATATTAAGTGTAGATGTTCAAATACATCGACCTAATAAAGAGCATATCTTGCTTACTACAAATGGTTACTAAAAATTGAAAAGTGGGATAAATAATTACAGACTATAAAATGGATTTCAGCCCTAGAAAGAAGGAATGAATATGTTGTATCCAATTCAAACCCAAACACGGACGCTTATGGACTTAAGTGGTATCTGGAAATTCAAAGTAGATGATAACTTCCAAGATGATCCGGCGAAGCCTTTAGCAGATGCCTACCGCGTGGCGGTACCAGCTTCTTATAACGATCAAATTCCTGATACAGAATTACGCCAACACGCTGGCTTCTTCAATTACCAAACTCGTTTTACAGTACCAAATACCTTAGCGGATGACCGCTTAATCTTACGCTTCGGTTCAGTTACCCATGAAGCCTGGGTATATGTTAACGGAGAAGAAGTGGCTTACCATAAGGGTGGCTTCACACCTTTCGAGGCTGACATTACAGACCAAGTGACTGATGGAGAGAACTTACTAACGGTCCGCGTTTCTAATTTACTGGATTACTCAACCTTACCAGTAGGGAACTACTCTGAAACGACGGATGAGAATGGCGGAATTGTTCGCCATGTTGATGAAAATTTTGATTTCTTTAATTACTCAGGAATACACCGTCCAGTAAAATTATATTCCGTTCCAGTAGCTCACATTAACGATATTACGATTGTGCCAGTAGTTGACTTAGCCAACCAGTCGGCCGACGTAAAAGTGACGGTTCAAGCAACAGGGGATTATGATTCCGTGCGCCTGACAATCTTTGATGAAGAGGGCCAAGAAGTGGCGAATGGCGAAGGAGCGGAAGCCCAGCTTGCGCTTGATCAAGTCAATTTATGGCAACCTTTAAATGCTTATCTGTATACCTTAGAAGTGGCCCTCGTTAAAGATGGGGCAGACCTTGATGTCTATTATGAAGACTTCGGTGTTCGGGATATCAAAGTGGAGAAAGGTCAGTTCTTAATTAATGGTGAGCCATTCTACTTCAAAGGCTTTGGTAAACACGAAGATACTTATGTCAGTGGCCGTGGTTTAAATCAACCATATAACGTCTTAGACGTTGGGTTGATGAAGATGATGAGTGCCAACTCTATCCGCACGTCACATTATCCGTATTCTGAAGAAATGATGCGCTTGTGTGATCGGGAAGGTATTGTAGTCATTGATGAAGTGCCGGCGGTCGGACTCTTGGATGGCTTCGGCTTTGATGCTTTGAACCTAGAAGACTTCCAGAATGACAAGACTTGGTCAGTTATGAAAACCCATGAAGCCCATGAACAAGTCTTGCGTGAATTGATTGCCCGCGATAAGAATCATGCCTGTGTGGTTATGTGGTCCATTGCCAATGAAGCAGCTAACTATGCACCAGGAGCTTACGAATACTTCAAGCCACTCTTTGACCTGTCGAAAGAACTAGATCCGCAACAGCGTCCGAATACCTATATTGCCATCATGATGTCGACGCCTGAGCATGACTTAACCACCGACTTAGTTGATGTCATCTGCTTGAATCGTTACTACGGATGGTATATTGGTACCGGAGACTTGGCTAAAGCTGAAACAGATACTCGCAGTGAGCTCCAAGCATGGCAAGAGAAATACCCAGAGAAGCCAATCATGTATACAGAGTACGGGGCAGATACGGTAGCTGGCTTCCACTCAGTCTATGGTGAGCCTTTCTCTGAAGAGTTCCAAGAAGACTACTACATTATGAATAGTAAAGTCTTTGATGAAATTAACAATTTCGTCGGTGAGCAATTATGGAATTTCTCTGATTTCCAGACGAAATTCGGTATCCAACGTGTTCAAGGTAATAAGAAAGGTATCTTCACGCGTGAGCGTGAACCGAAATCTGTTGTCCGCTACTTAACTGATCGCTGGAAGAATATTCCAAACTTTGGGTATAAGAATCGATAGTTTATCTAAGTAAGAAGAATGAGTCAACATACTCGTCCATCTTACTGAAATTATCCAATATTTTTATATTAGTAAATCTATCTAACCTTTACTTCATGCTTAGTCAGCTTATTTCTGGAATATTATCCAATTTATAAAGAATATATCTATTTAGGAAACCGGTTGACAAAGAATAAGAAACCGATTACAATGAATTTAAAGGAGATTCATATGAAGAAGGTGACAATACAAGATGTAGCAGATTGGGTTGGGGTATCGAAAACAACAATTTCTCGATATATCAACGGTAGGTATGACAAAATGAGTGATGAGACAAAATCTCTTATTAAAAGTGCCATCGAAGAATTAGATTATCATCCTAATCGACAAGCCCAGAGTTTAAAGTCATATCGTAGTTTCTTGATTGGACTTGTGGTTGCTGATATTAGTAACCTTTATACTGCTTATTTGATTCAAGCGATGTTTGATGCCTTAGCTAATAGTCAGTATCAATTAATTATTATGAACGCAAATAATAATCTCTTGACCGAGCGAGATGCTATCCAGAAATTGTTGAATAATAATATTGATGCACTTATTCTGCAACCTGTATCATCCGATTCGAGCAATTATGATTTATTGGCAACTAGTTCATTCCCAATTACTTTATTGGACCGTACGATGAAGGATCAAGAATGGGCAGTTGTTCAAACCGATAACATCGAGTCAACTAAGCGCCTAGCTAGGTTATTGATAGATAAAGGTTATCAACAGGTAATTCATGTCACTGAGCCAATTAAAGAAGTTAGTCCTCGTTTTGAAAGATATATGGCGATGAAAGCGGAATTTGAAGAAAAAGGTACTGTTGAGCTTTGGGAGGTTGGAGTCGATTTCCCGTTACTTTCAGAAAGGCTAAAAGTATTTGAAATTAGTCAAAAAACAGCTTTCTTTGCTGCTAATGGGAATGTTCTTCAGAAATTACTATTAAATTTGAAAGAAACATCTTTAGTTAATAGTGAATTGATTGGCGTAACTGGCTTTGATGATTGGCGAATAGGGGAGGTAACAACTCCTGCACTAACTGCTATCGAGCAAAATTATAATGAGTTAGGTCACACTATTATTGAATTAACTCTAGATCAACTTAATGGAGAACCGGTTCAACTTAGACATATTATAAGAAATAATTTAGTTGAGAGAGAATCGTTATAAGGTTCTCTTTGAAAGGTTAACCGGTTAACCTAATTTAGAAAAGGAGGTGGTGCCTCAAAACATACATGTGACTTATGAAAAAACTATAAGAAATAATTTAGTTGAGAGAGAATTGTTATAAGGTTCTTTTTGGAAGGTTAACCGGTTAACCTAATTTAGAAAAGGAGGTGGTGCCCCAAAACATACATGTGATTTATGAAAAAACTATAAGAAATATAGGAGGAATTATAATGCTAGATGTTGTAACTTTTGGGGAACCGTTATTTATGTTTTATGCGAATGAGACTGGAGATTTAGAAGACGTTAATAGTTTCTCTCGAGCGTTGGCAGGAGCTGAAACTAATGTAGTAACAGGTGTTTCAAGATTAGGTATGAAGGCTGGCCAGGTTACCAAATTAGGCGATGACATGTTTGGTCGTTTTTTGATTCGAGCAATGGAAGCCGAAGGATTGGACACCAATGGAGTACAAGTTGACCCTAATGAGCGAACTGGAATGTACGTTAAAGCGAAAGTTGATCAGGGTGACCCTCCAACTGAATATTTCCGAAAAGGATCCGCAGCTTCGAAGATTTCGCCTGAGGATTTCGATGCTGAATATTTTAATAATGCACGTCATCTGCACATGACAAGTATTCCTGCCGCGCTATCTGATAGTTCTTTTGATTTTACATTCAAAGTAGCTAAAGAAGTTAAGCAAATGGGGAAATCTATTTCATTTGATCCTAATTTACGTCCAACACTATGGTCAAGTCAAGATAAAATGATAGATGCTGTGAATGAATTAGTTCAATACTGTGATATCTTTTTACCAGGTGTTAGTGAAGGGCAAATTCTCATTAGAAAAGAAGATGCGACGCCAGAAGAAATAGCTCAGTTCTATATTGAGAAGGGCGTACCGACAGTAGTTGTGAAGGTAGGCGATAAAGGTGCCTACTATGCAACACATGACGGCCAAACAGGCACTGTGCCCGGATATTCTGTAGAAGTAGTTGATACTGTGGGGGCTGGTGATGGATTTGCTGTTGGAGTAACAACAGGATTATTAGAAGGTTTATCGTTAGAGGAAGCGATTCTTCGTGGAAATGCTATTGGAGCTCTACAAGTAAATCATCCAGGTGATAACGATGGATTACCTACACAAGAACAATTAAAAGTATTTATGGATACTCATACACCTGGAGAATAGAAAGAGGAAATACATATGCGTATACTTAAGACAATTCAGAAAATACCTGGAGGAATGGTCGTTGTGCCATTACTCCTTGGTGCAACCCTTAATACACTCTTTCCTAATCTAGCAGAATATTTTGGAGGTGTTACGGGTGCTTATATTAATGGAGCTTCGGCAATTTTATTTGCTTTCTTCTTTTGCGTAGGAGCTTCGATTGATATTAAAGGCAACTCTGGTTATATCGTAAAAAAAGGTTTATTAATCTCTGGAGGCAAAGTCTTATTAGCGGCTTTACTCGGAATAGTTTTAAGTCGAATAATTCCATCTGAAGGAATCCAGACAGGTATCCTCTCCGGTGTATCGACTTTAGCGATTGTAGCAGCCTTCTCACAAACTAATGGGGGCTTGTATATTTCTATCCTTGAACCATATGGACGCAATGAAGATATAGCGGCATTTCCATTTATTAGTGTGCAATCAGGACCATTTTTCACTATGATTATTATGGGAATGGCTGGTGTGGCGAGCTTCCCACTACCTGCATTAATGTCAACCTTACTACCGTTTATCTTAGGGCTAATCTTAGGGACGCTTGATCAGGATATTCGACAAATGTTTGCCCCTGGCGTGGGTATTCTTATTCCATTCTTCTCTTGCGCGCTAGGCTTTACCTTGGATTTTAGACAGATTATCCAATCAGGTTTATCAGGGATTATTGTGGGTCTGCT
This region of Suicoccus acidiformans genomic DNA includes:
- a CDS encoding SDR family oxidoreductase → MVQREISFEGKVVVVTGAGGLICGKIAEEFAQAGAKVALLDLNKDAAQAYADTIEAAGGTAKAYEANVLDLEVLEGVREQVNADLGTCDILINGAGGNNARANTDNEFHETDLPEGTKTFFDLDKSGIEFVFNLNYLGTLLPTQVFAKDMINKEGANIINISSMNSFTPLTKIPAYSGAKAAISNLTQWLAVHFSKVGIRCNAIAPGFLVTNQNRDLLFNEDGTPKERAEKILRNTPMERFGETDEMVGSVFFLASNELASFVNGVILPIDGGFAAYSGV
- the uidA gene encoding beta-glucuronidase gives rise to the protein MLYPIQTQTRTLMDLSGIWKFKVDDNFQDDPAKPLADAYRVAVPASYNDQIPDTELRQHAGFFNYQTRFTVPNTLADDRLILRFGSVTHEAWVYVNGEEVAYHKGGFTPFEADITDQVTDGENLLTVRVSNLLDYSTLPVGNYSETTDENGGIVRHVDENFDFFNYSGIHRPVKLYSVPVAHINDITIVPVVDLANQSADVKVTVQATGDYDSVRLTIFDEEGQEVANGEGAEAQLALDQVNLWQPLNAYLYTLEVALVKDGADLDVYYEDFGVRDIKVEKGQFLINGEPFYFKGFGKHEDTYVSGRGLNQPYNVLDVGLMKMMSANSIRTSHYPYSEEMMRLCDREGIVVIDEVPAVGLLDGFGFDALNLEDFQNDKTWSVMKTHEAHEQVLRELIARDKNHACVVMWSIANEAANYAPGAYEYFKPLFDLSKELDPQQRPNTYIAIMMSTPEHDLTTDLVDVICLNRYYGWYIGTGDLAKAETDTRSELQAWQEKYPEKPIMYTEYGADTVAGFHSVYGEPFSEEFQEDYYIMNSKVFDEINNFVGEQLWNFSDFQTKFGIQRVQGNKKGIFTREREPKSVVRYLTDRWKNIPNFGYKNR
- a CDS encoding LacI family DNA-binding transcriptional regulator; this translates as MKKVTIQDVADWVGVSKTTISRYINGRYDKMSDETKSLIKSAIEELDYHPNRQAQSLKSYRSFLIGLVVADISNLYTAYLIQAMFDALANSQYQLIIMNANNNLLTERDAIQKLLNNNIDALILQPVSSDSSNYDLLATSSFPITLLDRTMKDQEWAVVQTDNIESTKRLARLLIDKGYQQVIHVTEPIKEVSPRFERYMAMKAEFEEKGTVELWEVGVDFPLLSERLKVFEISQKTAFFAANGNVLQKLLLNLKETSLVNSELIGVTGFDDWRIGEVTTPALTAIEQNYNELGHTIIELTLDQLNGEPVQLRHIIRNNLVERESL
- a CDS encoding sugar kinase yields the protein MLDVVTFGEPLFMFYANETGDLEDVNSFSRALAGAETNVVTGVSRLGMKAGQVTKLGDDMFGRFLIRAMEAEGLDTNGVQVDPNERTGMYVKAKVDQGDPPTEYFRKGSAASKISPEDFDAEYFNNARHLHMTSIPAALSDSSFDFTFKVAKEVKQMGKSISFDPNLRPTLWSSQDKMIDAVNELVQYCDIFLPGVSEGQILIRKEDATPEEIAQFYIEKGVPTVVVKVGDKGAYYATHDGQTGTVPGYSVEVVDTVGAGDGFAVGVTTGLLEGLSLEEAILRGNAIGALQVNHPGDNDGLPTQEQLKVFMDTHTPGE
- a CDS encoding 2-keto-3-deoxygluconate permease gives rise to the protein MRILKTIQKIPGGMVVVPLLLGATLNTLFPNLAEYFGGVTGAYINGASAILFAFFFCVGASIDIKGNSGYIVKKGLLISGGKVLLAALLGIVLSRIIPSEGIQTGILSGVSTLAIVAAFSQTNGGLYISILEPYGRNEDIAAFPFISVQSGPFFTMIIMGMAGVASFPLPALMSTLLPFILGLILGTLDQDIRQMFAPGVGILIPFFSCALGFTLDFRQIIQSGLSGIIVGLLVIFVSGGVMAFLDRYVAKSDGIAGWAAASTAGAGVSVPHVLAELAPEQFGTIAESATAIVATAVIVTSILTPIVTNYMEKRARVKGLPVVPNETKSK